A DNA window from Centroberyx gerrardi isolate f3 chromosome 5, fCenGer3.hap1.cur.20231027, whole genome shotgun sequence contains the following coding sequences:
- the pltp gene encoding phospholipid transfer protein — protein sequence MTCCLLPLFLLPLVSSIMADEPAGCKIRITNRGLEMLKYETQKFVEEELSNITMPEMKGKEGRFQYTITDVKITELNLTHADLRFQPDVGLLFDVQNSSITLSFHRRILYWFFYDTGSINASADGVNINTVVNLIRDEEGRLKINNITCDAKIAKMRAKFSGTLGRVYDFLASFLTTGMRFLLNQQICPALNHAALVQINSMLETIPVRAEVDSYIGIDYSLLSDPIVTSRSLDMHFRGMFFELADENNTLVNYAVDPVIREYDRMVYLALSEFFFDSGMISYYKAGIFQMHIANEKMPKDLEMLLRTTYFGTIMLLNPALVEAPLSLQLAVTSPPKTTIKTSGATVAMTAIVTVMVLPPGQPPVQLSSMTMEAKFNAKVSMKGKRLAVHADLRRFKIFSNQSALESLALIPLQAPLKTMLQISVVPLINNWTKRGVQIPLADGMDFIEEVVEYHNGYIVIGANLHFSRGLRDMIETKMQGETDSTDNTV from the exons ATGACTTGCTGTCTGTTGCCTCTCTTCCTGCTGCCCTTGGTTTCCTCCATCATGGCTGATGAACCAGCTGGCTGCAAAATCCGCATCACCAACAGAGGACTGGAGATGT TGAAGTATGAGACACAGAAATTTGTGGAGGAGGAGTTGAGTAACATCACTATGCCAGAGATGAAGGGCAAGGAGGGACGCTTCCAGTACACTATCACAGA tgtGAAGATAACAGAGTTGAATCTGACTCATGCTGATCTGCGTTTCCAGCCAGATGTTGGTTTGCTGTTTGACGTGCAGAACTCCTCCATCACTCTCAGCTTCCACAGACGGATCCTCTACTGGTTCTT TTATGACACCGGGTCCATCAACGCCTCAGCAGACGGTGTGAACATCAACACAGTTGTGAATCTGATCCGAGATGAAGAAGGACGACTGAAGATCAACAACATCACCTGTGACGCCAAGATTGCCAAGATGAGGGCGAAGTTCAGCGGCACACTTGG GAGGGTGTATGACTTCCTGGCATCCTTCCTGACCACGGGCATGCGCTTCCTGCTCAACCAACAG atctGTCCTGCTCTGAACCATGCAGCTCTGGTCCAGATCAACTCCATGTTGGAAACCATTCCAGTGCGGGCGGAGGTGGATAGTTACATCGGCATCGACTATTCTCTGCTCAGTGACCCCATCGTGACCTCCAGGAGCCTCGACATGCACTTCAGA GGCATGTTCTTTGAGCTGGCTGATGAGAACAACACTTTAGTGAACTACGCTGTAGATCCGGTCATCAGAGAATACGACAGGATGGTCTACCTGGCTCTCTCCGAGTTCTTCTTTGACAGCGGGATGATCTCTTACTACAAAGCAGGAATCTTCCAGATGCACATCGCCAACGAGAAG atgCCCAAAGACCTTGAAATGTTGTTGAGAACCACCTACTTTGGAACCATCATGCTTCTG AACCCGGCTCTGGTGgaggctcctctctctctgcagctcgCTGTCACTTCGCCGCCCAAAACCACCATCAAGACCTCCGGGGCAACCGTCGCCATGACAGCCATCGTCACGGTGATGGTGTTGCCACCTGGCCAGCCTCCGGTCCAGCTTAGCAGTATGAccatg gaaGCAAAGTTTAACGCTAAAGTTTCTATGAAGGGAAAACGTCTGGCTGTTCATGCTGACCTccgcag GTTTAAAATCTTCTCCAACCAATCAGCGCTGGAATCTCTGGCT CTGATTCCTCTGCAGGCTCCGCTGAAGACCATGCTGCAGATCTCTGTGGTTCCTCTCATCAACA actggACTAAGAGAGGAGTTCAGATTCCTCTGGCTGATGGAATGGACTTCATAGAAGAAGTGGTTGAATATCACAAC GGTTACATCGTGATCGGAGCTAACCTGCACTTCAGCCGAGGCCTGAGGGACATGATCGAGACCAAgatgcagggagagacagacagcactgACAACACCGTCTGA